The following coding sequences lie in one Rutidosis leptorrhynchoides isolate AG116_Rl617_1_P2 chromosome 4, CSIRO_AGI_Rlap_v1, whole genome shotgun sequence genomic window:
- the LOC139844302 gene encoding transcription factor-like protein DPB, translating into MGLNNQGNVIGGNNRPSDVFRGGGDGGGPTRSWGTTGSGQSISTSGSVGSPLTRSETAMVVTPASKSKSLRLNHIHNAESQEPAGDKKKKQRQRATGADKGNRGLRQFSMKVCEKVESKGRTTYNEVADELVAEYADPIAGDQTPDKVQQYEEKNIRRRVYDALNVIMAMDIISKDKKEIQWRGLPRTTQSDVEEIKRECLAIRSRIDKKAAYLKELQDQYVGLQNLVHRNERLHSSGNAPNSGVALPFILVQTQPHATVEVEISEDMQLVHFDFNSTPFELHDDNYVLKAMNLTGQSKDDDMASQSKHDDVTSVSDQSKRDDANSISSMFRSSSRPTVQSGRSIPGILKPRVKHEH; encoded by the exons ATGGGTTTGAATAATCAAGGGAATGTTATTGGGGGAAATAACCGACCATCAGATGTATTCAGAGGAGGTGGAGATGGAGGTGGACCGACCCGGTCCTGGGGTACCACCGGGTCGGGTCAATCCATTTCGACAAGTGGCAGTGTCGGGTCTCCTTTGACCCGGAGTGAAACAGCCATGGTGGTAACACCTGCTAGTAAGAGCAAAAGTTTGAGGTTGAATCATATTCACAATGCTGAATCTCAAGAGCCTGCTGG TGATAAAAAGAAGAAACAACGACAACGTGCAACTGGAGCTGATAAAGGAAATCGAGGACTACGTCAATTCAGCATGAAAG TGTGCGAGAAAGTTGAAAGCAAGGGAAGAACCACTTATAACGAG GTTGCAGATGAACTCGTAGCTGAATATGCAGACCCTATCGCTGGTGATCAAACTCCTGACAAA GTGCAACAGTATGAAGAAAAGAATATTCGTCGAAGGGTATATGATGCACTGAATGTGATAATGGCGATGGATATTATATCTAAAGATAAAAAAGAAATACAATGGAGAGGCCTTCCAAGAACTACTCAGAGTGATGTGGAAGAGATAAAG AGAGAATGTCTTGCTATTAGAAGCAGAATCGATAAGAAAGCTGCTTATTTGAAAGAATTACAGGATCAA TATGTAGGTCTTCAGAATCTGGTACACCGAAATGAACGATTACATAGCTCTGGAAATGCACCAAACAGTGGAGTGGCTTTGCCTTTTATACTCGTGCAG ACTCAACCTCATGCTACCGTAGAAGTGGAAATTTCAGAAGATATGCAACTGGTTCATTTCGACTTCAATAG CACCCCATTTGAGCTACACGATGACAACTATGTTCTCAAAGCAATGAACCTCACTGGCCAATCAAAAGACGATGACATGGCAAGCCAATCAAAACATGATGACGTGACTAGCGTTTCTGACCAATCAAAACGTGACGATGCAAACAGCATATCTTCAATGTTCCGATCTTCTTCCAGGCCCACCG